One Flavobacterium sp. 90 DNA segment encodes these proteins:
- a CDS encoding TonB-dependent receptor: MKKKLNIYSLLFLLLFSAGINAQNTTPLIQSKLDGTVVDDVTNQPIIGASVVIKGTTHGVQTDAEGKFYFQTGQKFPYTLIITYIGYKKAEVVVDKNPVTINLKEERQELDELVVVGYGSQKRKDITGSVASVPKANLSQVTSSADNLLRGAIPGVVVTQSSGRPGASSSVRIRGGNSITAGNEPLYVVDGILIYNDNNNSTAGVTNAGATVNVLSTINPADIESIEVLKDASATAIYGSRGANGVVIITTKKGVKGQDNISYQGYIGFQNVSKKLHLMNASQWASLRNDVQASIGQAPSFTPAQIEAFKTSGSYNWQDAVFRSDAPIQNHQLSFSGGDDRSRYAISAGYFQQDGVVIASDFKRISLRANYERNYSQNFKFGVNANYSNSVSNGIGTNGGAAAGRQPNPLVVALYQPPVVPIKNADGSYNLTNNPYATATNGIIPNPINDLVSTTNETKINRILTSLFGEYKITKKLTAKVAVSGDVINTKQNYYAPSTTTSGAGTKGLASVGDRIVSSVLNENTLNYNTNFGENHKFSALGGYTLQYTQGEVVNAGAQTFVNDSNTYNALQDGVPVKPYSDAFESVLKSWLARVNYSYKGKYNFTLSARADGSSRFGSESLWGYFPSAGFSWNITDEEFANHIKGVTEAKLRITAGTTGNQEIGNYLSLAQMGSVNYAFGGTLQTGLAPTRLANPDLKWEKTDQYNIGLDLSLLERRINFVFDVYYKKTNDLLINVPIPLTSGYATVLQNIGGVENKGIEIGLITENIKTENFSWNSNFVFSANKNKVVSIGNGVNQFFPVVPNGSLLQQQPVTVKVGLPLGTFWGYRTAGIFQTQEEINTQPKINSLANTKIGDRKYVDTNGDGVITALDKGNLGSSQPKFVGSFSNTVSYHDFDLNFSFQGSYGGKVFNALNQQLEISTLGTNANVTLDNRWTPTNTNTDVPRATSSPLGIVSERYIEDASFLRLKLITLGYTLPKSLSSRLGTKSIKFYVSAENLITWTKYTGFDPEVSSYEQNNLYPGIDFGAYPNSKTFISGLNVTF, encoded by the coding sequence ATGAAAAAAAAATTAAACATATACTCATTGCTTTTTCTCCTGCTATTTTCGGCAGGAATTAATGCCCAGAATACCACGCCACTTATTCAATCTAAACTTGACGGAACTGTTGTTGATGATGTTACTAATCAACCCATTATAGGAGCTTCTGTTGTTATTAAAGGAACAACACACGGAGTTCAGACAGATGCTGAAGGAAAATTTTATTTTCAAACAGGACAAAAATTCCCTTACACTTTAATAATAACTTACATAGGATATAAAAAAGCAGAAGTAGTTGTAGACAAAAATCCTGTTACCATTAACTTAAAAGAAGAACGTCAGGAACTGGATGAATTAGTAGTTGTAGGTTATGGTTCTCAAAAGAGAAAAGACATTACGGGTTCTGTGGCATCGGTTCCAAAAGCCAATTTATCTCAAGTTACTTCGTCTGCAGATAATTTGTTAAGAGGAGCAATTCCCGGAGTGGTAGTTACACAAAGTTCAGGTCGTCCCGGAGCTTCTTCAAGTGTTCGTATTAGAGGAGGAAATTCTATTACAGCAGGTAACGAACCTCTTTATGTAGTTGATGGAATCCTGATTTATAATGACAATAATAATAGCACGGCTGGTGTTACAAATGCCGGTGCAACTGTAAATGTTTTGTCTACTATTAATCCCGCAGATATAGAATCTATTGAGGTTTTAAAAGATGCTTCTGCTACAGCAATTTACGGATCTCGTGGTGCTAATGGAGTTGTAATTATTACTACTAAAAAAGGTGTAAAAGGACAAGATAACATTTCATACCAAGGATATATTGGATTTCAAAATGTTTCGAAAAAATTACACTTAATGAATGCCAGCCAATGGGCAAGTTTGCGTAATGACGTTCAGGCAAGTATTGGTCAGGCCCCTTCATTTACTCCGGCTCAAATAGAAGCTTTTAAAACTTCTGGAAGTTACAACTGGCAAGATGCTGTTTTTAGATCTGACGCTCCAATTCAAAATCATCAATTATCATTTTCAGGCGGAGACGATCGTTCTCGTTACGCAATCTCAGCAGGTTATTTTCAACAAGACGGAGTTGTTATTGCATCAGATTTTAAAAGAATTTCGCTTCGTGCTAATTACGAAAGAAATTATTCTCAGAATTTTAAATTTGGTGTAAATGCAAATTACAGCAATTCAGTTTCAAATGGTATTGGTACAAATGGTGGTGCAGCTGCCGGAAGACAGCCAAATCCATTGGTTGTAGCTTTATACCAACCGCCTGTAGTTCCTATTAAAAATGCTGATGGAAGTTACAATCTAACGAATAATCCATATGCAACTGCAACTAATGGTATTATTCCTAACCCAATTAATGATTTGGTTAGTACAACTAATGAAACAAAAATCAACAGAATTCTAACGAGTTTATTTGGTGAATACAAAATCACAAAAAAGCTTACTGCAAAAGTTGCTGTTAGTGGAGATGTTATCAATACAAAACAAAACTATTATGCACCATCAACTACAACTTCAGGAGCGGGAACTAAAGGTTTAGCATCTGTTGGAGACCGAATTGTAAGTTCTGTATTGAACGAAAACACCTTAAATTACAATACTAATTTCGGTGAAAACCATAAATTCTCAGCTTTAGGAGGATATACACTTCAATACACTCAAGGTGAAGTTGTTAATGCAGGAGCACAAACTTTTGTAAACGACTCAAATACATACAACGCTTTGCAGGATGGTGTTCCGGTAAAACCTTATAGCGATGCATTTGAAAGTGTATTAAAATCATGGTTAGCCAGAGTAAATTATTCTTATAAAGGAAAATATAACTTCACATTGTCTGCACGTGCGGATGGTTCTTCAAGATTTGGATCTGAGTCTCTTTGGGGTTACTTCCCTTCTGCAGGTTTTTCATGGAATATTACAGATGAAGAATTTGCTAATCATATTAAAGGTGTAACAGAAGCAAAACTTAGAATTACTGCAGGAACAACAGGAAATCAAGAGATTGGAAACTACCTTTCTCTAGCTCAAATGGGATCTGTAAATTATGCTTTTGGAGGTACTTTGCAAACTGGTTTAGCACCAACGAGATTAGCAAATCCAGATTTGAAATGGGAAAAAACAGATCAATATAACATAGGTTTAGATTTATCATTATTAGAAAGAAGAATCAATTTTGTATTTGATGTTTATTACAAGAAAACAAACGATTTATTAATAAATGTACCAATTCCACTTACTTCTGGTTATGCAACGGTGCTTCAGAATATTGGGGGTGTTGAGAATAAAGGTATCGAGATTGGCTTGATTACAGAGAACATCAAAACTGAAAACTTCTCCTGGAATTCGAACTTTGTATTCTCTGCTAATAAAAACAAAGTAGTTTCTATAGGAAATGGTGTTAATCAATTTTTTCCAGTAGTTCCAAACGGATCATTATTGCAACAACAACCCGTAACTGTAAAAGTAGGATTGCCTCTAGGAACTTTCTGGGGATACAGAACTGCAGGTATTTTCCAGACTCAGGAAGAAATCAATACACAACCTAAAATCAACAGTTTAGCCAATACTAAAATTGGAGACAGAAAATACGTTGATACAAACGGAGACGGTGTAATTACCGCGCTTGACAAAGGAAATCTTGGAAGTTCTCAACCAAAATTTGTGGGAAGTTTTAGCAACACCGTTTCTTATCACGATTTTGATCTTAATTTTTCTTTCCAAGGATCTTATGGCGGAAAAGTATTTAATGCTTTAAACCAACAATTAGAAATTTCTACGCTTGGAACAAATGCTAATGTTACTCTTGATAATCGTTGGACACCAACAAACACCAATACTGATGTTCCAAGAGCAACGAGTTCTCCACTTGGAATTGTTTCGGAGCGTTATATAGAAGATGCTTCATTCTTAAGATTAAAACTAATCACTTTAGGATACACATTACCTAAAAGCCTTTCGTCAAGATTGGGAACAAAAAGCATCAAATTTTATGTTTCTGCCGAAAACTTAATCACATGGACAAAATACACCGGTTTTGATCCTGAGGTAAGTTCTTATGAACAAAACAATTTATATCCCGGAATTGATTTTGGTGCTTATCCAAACTCCAAAACATTCATTTCAGGTCTAAACGTAACTTTCTAA
- a CDS encoding MFS transporter: protein MSNLSQSHRILFLNTLAFTICFACWTLNGVLVTYLVDKGIFNWTVVETGWLLGIPILSGSIFRLPIGILTDKYGGKIIFSILLILCSIPLFLLPFANSFWSFAVLSFLFGLVGTSFAVGIGYTSAWYPKNWQGRALGIFGMGNAGAAITTFIAPTLLNNFSETDPQNGWKLLPVIYGAVLVLIGILFIVFAKNKTNPGVSKTMGELMSPLKNMRVWRFGAYYFLVFGFFVAYSQWLLPNFMNVYHTSLVMGGMFATMFSLPSGIIRAFGGYLSDKFGARKVMYWVLGSSIVISFLLMFPKMEIFTAGPGVLATTNGVVTQVSPEAITVNDKEHKIHKKEISNNDDTAIFPVKNSWQEIVVEQNQTVKKKELLAQGVTQIKFSANLWVYVILVILIGISWGIGKAAVYKHIPEYFPNEVGVVGGMVGLIGGLGGFIGPIIFGYLLNYTGLWTSSWIFIFVVSVLCLLWMHRTIINAMRIKAPDFTRDIEHKH, encoded by the coding sequence ATGAGTAACCTATCTCAATCCCATAGAATTCTGTTTTTAAATACATTAGCATTTACAATTTGCTTTGCCTGTTGGACCTTAAATGGTGTTTTGGTGACTTATTTGGTAGACAAAGGAATCTTCAACTGGACAGTTGTTGAAACAGGCTGGTTACTTGGAATTCCAATTTTATCGGGTTCTATATTTAGACTTCCAATAGGTATTTTGACAGATAAATATGGAGGGAAAATTATATTTTCAATATTGTTAATACTCTGTTCAATCCCGCTTTTTCTTCTTCCTTTTGCCAATTCATTCTGGAGTTTTGCAGTATTAAGTTTTCTTTTTGGATTAGTAGGAACCAGTTTCGCTGTCGGAATAGGATATACTTCGGCTTGGTATCCTAAAAACTGGCAGGGTAGAGCTTTAGGAATTTTCGGAATGGGAAATGCCGGAGCTGCAATTACAACTTTTATAGCGCCAACATTATTAAATAATTTTTCAGAAACAGATCCTCAAAACGGATGGAAATTGTTACCAGTCATTTATGGTGCTGTATTGGTGCTTATTGGGATACTTTTTATTGTTTTTGCAAAGAATAAAACCAATCCCGGAGTTTCAAAAACAATGGGCGAATTAATGTCTCCTCTTAAAAATATGAGAGTATGGAGATTTGGAGCATACTACTTTTTAGTTTTCGGTTTTTTTGTAGCCTACTCACAATGGCTATTACCCAATTTTATGAACGTTTATCACACTTCACTCGTTATGGGCGGAATGTTTGCTACAATGTTCAGTTTGCCTTCCGGAATTATTAGAGCTTTTGGTGGATATCTATCAGATAAATTTGGAGCCAGAAAAGTAATGTATTGGGTTTTAGGTTCATCAATAGTAATAAGCTTTTTATTAATGTTCCCGAAAATGGAGATTTTTACGGCAGGACCAGGAGTTCTCGCTACTACAAATGGTGTTGTTACCCAAGTTTCTCCCGAAGCAATTACCGTAAACGATAAAGAACATAAAATTCATAAAAAAGAAATTTCAAATAACGACGATACAGCAATTTTCCCTGTTAAGAACTCTTGGCAGGAAATAGTGGTAGAACAAAATCAAACAGTCAAAAAGAAAGAGTTATTGGCGCAAGGCGTAACACAAATTAAGTTTAGTGCTAATCTCTGGGTATATGTAATTTTGGTCATACTTATTGGTATTTCTTGGGGAATTGGTAAAGCCGCAGTTTATAAACATATTCCTGAATATTTTCCAAATGAAGTTGGTGTAGTAGGAGGAATGGTTGGTTTAATTGGAGGATTGGGAGGGTTTATAGGTCCCATAATTTTTGGTTATCTCCTTAATTATACCGGACTCTGGACAAGTTCATGGATATTCATTTTTGTAGTATCAGTTCTATGTTTGTTATGGATGCATCGAACAATTATAAATGCGATGAGAATAAAAGCACCTGATTTTACAAGAGATATAGAACACAAACATTAA
- a CDS encoding MFS transporter: MKTWLDKWEPEDDAFWNATGSKIAWRTLTITTLTLILSFASWFMMSVIAVKLPGLGFYFSKDQLFWLTAIPGLAAGVLRIIHTFILPIFGTRHIVSFATAIKLIPVIGIGFAVMDTSTPFWVFAVLAFTTGFGGGDFSSYMPSTSLFFPKRLKGTALGIQAGIGNFGVSVAQFVTPLIISISIYGAASVFTSIDHKEAIVVFQNASIEKQKEVFAGLIPDVQARILTNVSETIRDSVSASIKSDDKVALFAALPVKAKAKAIANANPKMAEKILNDISPSNTAVKNQEIYLQSAAFWYAPFLILLAFISWFYLKSIPMKASVREQMDIFSNKHTWYCTITYVMTFGTFAGLSAAFPLMIKFLYGDFPNAPDPLVYAFYGPLIGSASRIAFGFVADRVGGAILTTITGLGILGGSIILVTEGLVAPTSMEQFPLFVTVILAMFFFTGIGNAGTFRQYPIIFQENQRQAAGVIGWTAAIAAFGPFIFSKLIGNNLSANGTVNQFFIGVSIFTLLATGINWWFYNRKGCEKPS, encoded by the coding sequence ATGAAAACTTGGTTAGACAAATGGGAACCGGAAGATGATGCGTTTTGGAATGCTACCGGAAGTAAAATTGCCTGGAGAACTTTAACAATAACAACATTAACGTTAATACTATCGTTTGCCTCATGGTTTATGATGAGTGTTATTGCTGTGAAATTACCCGGATTAGGATTTTACTTTTCTAAAGATCAGCTTTTTTGGTTAACAGCGATTCCGGGATTAGCAGCGGGAGTTTTAAGAATTATTCACACCTTCATATTACCAATATTTGGAACGAGACATATTGTATCTTTTGCAACAGCAATTAAATTAATTCCTGTAATTGGGATAGGTTTTGCAGTTATGGATACCAGTACACCTTTTTGGGTATTTGCTGTATTAGCCTTTACAACAGGTTTTGGAGGAGGCGATTTCTCTTCTTACATGCCAAGTACAAGTTTATTCTTTCCTAAAAGACTAAAAGGTACAGCACTTGGAATTCAGGCAGGAATTGGAAATTTTGGAGTTTCGGTAGCACAATTTGTTACACCACTTATTATTAGTATTAGTATATATGGAGCTGCTTCAGTATTTACAAGTATTGATCATAAAGAAGCAATAGTTGTCTTTCAGAATGCTAGTATCGAAAAACAAAAAGAGGTTTTTGCTGGTCTAATTCCTGATGTACAAGCCAGAATATTGACAAACGTAAGCGAAACTATTAGAGATTCCGTAAGTGCATCAATCAAATCCGATGATAAAGTAGCTCTTTTTGCTGCATTGCCTGTAAAAGCAAAAGCAAAGGCTATTGCAAATGCAAATCCAAAGATGGCGGAAAAAATATTGAATGATATCAGTCCTAGTAATACGGCGGTTAAAAATCAGGAAATCTATTTACAGTCAGCAGCATTTTGGTACGCTCCTTTTTTAATATTATTAGCCTTTATTAGTTGGTTTTATTTAAAAAGTATTCCAATGAAAGCATCGGTTAGAGAACAGATGGATATTTTCTCTAACAAACATACTTGGTATTGTACCATTACTTATGTAATGACTTTTGGAACTTTTGCAGGTTTGTCAGCAGCTTTTCCATTAATGATTAAGTTTTTATATGGAGATTTTCCAAATGCACCAGATCCTTTAGTATATGCTTTTTATGGTCCGCTTATAGGTTCAGCAAGTAGAATCGCTTTTGGTTTTGTAGCAGATAGAGTTGGTGGTGCAATACTTACTACAATCACAGGTTTAGGAATTTTGGGAGGATCAATAATTTTAGTTACAGAAGGATTAGTTGCACCAACAAGTATGGAACAATTCCCATTATTTGTAACAGTGATTTTAGCAATGTTCTTCTTTACAGGAATAGGAAATGCGGGAACATTTAGACAATATCCAATTATTTTTCAGGAAAATCAACGTCAGGCAGCTGGAGTTATTGGTTGGACAGCAGCAATTGCAGCATTTGGACCATTTATATTTTCAAAATTAATAGGTAATAACCTTTCAGCCAATGGTACAGTAAATCAGTTTTTTATAGGAGTTTCTATTTTTACTCTTCTTGCTACCGGAATAAATTGGTGGTTCTATAATCGTAAAGGTTGCGAAAAACCAAGTTAA
- a CDS encoding MFS transporter — protein MKNKTFNTKALLVATLVSALTIVLVFYGSRQLQNFDAALVTYLFGTVFAFFGIVYRYTVWLQRPPTWMYFKRSLKFLFTGKIFSHLWFLGKESVENIVVQKFIYPRSKYRWAAHFCIALGCMSAFAITIPLTFGWIHFTLAQNSISIYEAHFFGFKMMDFKIGSFLAFLIFHALNWSSWLVIFGSVYYLRRRLTNPGLIATQSFEGDLLPLILLIAISVTGLCLTYSYQFMKGFAYDFLAVIHAVTVIMFLIWIPFGKFFHIIQRPAQIGAHIYKKEGIKKGMAVCPHTGDEFATQLHINDLKIVTKQLGFDFTHEDGTSHLDLSPEGKRSRLAQAHLKARLENGGKLFG, from the coding sequence ATGAAAAATAAAACTTTTAATACCAAAGCTTTACTTGTTGCAACACTAGTTTCGGCATTAACTATAGTGTTAGTTTTTTACGGATCGAGACAACTTCAAAATTTTGACGCAGCGTTGGTTACTTATTTGTTTGGGACCGTATTTGCTTTCTTCGGAATTGTATATCGTTATACCGTTTGGTTGCAGCGCCCGCCAACTTGGATGTATTTCAAACGAAGCCTTAAATTTCTGTTTACAGGAAAAATATTTTCACATTTATGGTTTTTAGGTAAAGAATCTGTTGAAAATATAGTAGTTCAAAAATTCATTTATCCACGAAGCAAATACCGTTGGGCAGCCCATTTTTGTATCGCATTAGGGTGTATGTCGGCTTTTGCTATAACAATCCCCTTAACATTTGGCTGGATACATTTTACATTGGCACAAAATTCCATTTCAATTTATGAAGCACATTTCTTCGGATTTAAAATGATGGATTTTAAGATTGGATCTTTCCTTGCATTTTTAATCTTTCATGCCTTAAACTGGTCTTCATGGTTAGTAATATTTGGATCTGTTTATTATTTAAGAAGAAGATTAACAAATCCCGGTTTAATAGCAACACAATCTTTTGAAGGCGATTTATTACCGCTTATTTTATTGATAGCAATATCAGTTACTGGTTTGTGTCTTACATATTCTTATCAATTCATGAAAGGATTTGCATATGATTTCCTGGCAGTAATTCATGCCGTAACGGTAATCATGTTTTTGATATGGATTCCTTTCGGAAAATTTTTCCACATCATTCAGCGTCCGGCACAAATTGGAGCGCATATTTACAAAAAAGAAGGAATTAAGAAAGGAATGGCAGTTTGTCCTCATACAGGAGATGAATTTGCAACACAACTTCATATAAATGATTTAAAAATCGTAACCAAACAATTAGGATTTGATTTCACGCATGAAGACGGAACATCACATTTAGATTTAAGTCCTGAAGGAAAAAGATCCCGCTTAGCTCAGGCACATTTAAAAGCAAGATTAGAGAACGGTGGAAAGTTATTTGGATAA
- a CDS encoding molybdopterin oxidoreductase family protein → MAKLPVSTEKIIEDFGPHLNYAPKDGYAGRDEPDSLVKTHCCFCGMQCGIQLSVKDNKVVGFEPWMEFPFNEGRLCPKGVQRYLQNNHPDRLLHPIKRVEGKGFEKTSWDDAMDKTVSEIKRIQEKYGKHAFSMLSGVSLTNEKSYLVGKFARVALKTRNLDYNGRLCMVSAGAGNKKAFGLDRASNNYSDLEYAEVIIVAGANISETFPTLTHWIWKARDRGAKLIVIDPRMIPLARTADVHLDVRPGTDSALYGAMLKYLVDHDMLDHDFIDNYTSGFQETIDAVKDYTLEWAEEVTGIDKNKIKEAAELWGKAKTSFLLHARGIEHHSKGVDNVLGCINLVLATGRIGKPYCGYGTITGQGNGQGGREHGHKCDQLPGNRDIENPEHRKYISQVWGIDEKDMPGKGLTAYEIIEAIHRDEIKGLISICFNPLVSLPNNNYVRSALEKLEFYVCIDFFLNETARHADIVLAGSLQEEEEGTTTSAEGRVIRIRQAVTPPGEARTDTSILLEIAKRLGEEDKFTYDSSEAIFNELRVASKGGTADYFGISYKKVEDNMGVFWPCPTDDHPGTPRLWEDKVFATPDKKAHFNPAPYKLPGEVTDAEYPIILTTGRVVSQYLSGTQTRRIGKLVDQFPEPLLEIHPEMALKYGIKQHELVRVATRRGEGIFPANIVETIRKDTVFIPYHWPGAKSANQLTPGTLDPISKIPEFKVCACLLDPLGTIAPSSKESDAYASV, encoded by the coding sequence ATGGCAAAATTACCCGTATCAACCGAGAAAATTATTGAAGATTTTGGTCCTCATTTAAATTATGCGCCCAAAGATGGTTACGCAGGTCGAGATGAGCCAGATAGTTTGGTAAAAACACATTGTTGTTTTTGCGGAATGCAATGCGGTATCCAATTATCAGTAAAAGATAATAAAGTAGTAGGTTTTGAACCTTGGATGGAATTTCCTTTCAATGAAGGACGTTTGTGTCCAAAAGGAGTTCAGCGTTATTTGCAAAATAATCATCCTGATCGACTTTTACATCCTATAAAAAGAGTAGAGGGAAAGGGTTTCGAAAAAACTTCCTGGGATGATGCAATGGATAAAACAGTATCAGAAATAAAAAGAATTCAGGAGAAATACGGTAAACATGCTTTTTCGATGTTATCTGGAGTTTCACTTACTAACGAAAAAAGTTATTTAGTTGGAAAATTTGCCCGTGTAGCATTAAAAACCAGAAATCTGGATTATAACGGAAGACTTTGTATGGTAAGTGCGGGAGCAGGAAATAAAAAAGCTTTTGGATTAGATCGTGCTTCAAACAATTATTCTGATTTAGAATATGCTGAAGTAATTATTGTAGCCGGAGCAAATATTAGTGAAACCTTCCCAACATTGACTCATTGGATCTGGAAAGCCAGAGATCGTGGAGCGAAATTAATTGTAATAGATCCAAGAATGATACCATTAGCAAGAACTGCCGATGTACATTTAGATGTAAGACCGGGAACAGATTCTGCATTATATGGTGCGATGCTTAAATATCTCGTAGATCACGATATGTTGGATCATGATTTTATAGACAATTATACATCAGGTTTTCAGGAAACAATAGATGCCGTAAAAGATTATACCTTAGAATGGGCAGAAGAAGTTACTGGTATTGACAAAAATAAAATAAAAGAAGCTGCAGAATTATGGGGAAAAGCTAAAACTAGTTTTCTACTTCACGCACGCGGAATCGAACACCATTCAAAAGGAGTTGATAATGTTTTGGGTTGTATAAATCTTGTTTTGGCAACCGGAAGAATTGGTAAACCATATTGTGGATACGGAACAATTACAGGACAAGGAAACGGACAAGGTGGTAGAGAACACGGGCACAAATGCGATCAATTGCCAGGAAATCGAGATATTGAAAATCCGGAACACAGGAAATACATCTCTCAAGTTTGGGGAATTGATGAAAAAGATATGCCCGGAAAAGGACTTACAGCTTATGAAATTATAGAAGCTATTCATAGAGATGAAATTAAAGGATTGATTTCGATTTGTTTCAATCCATTGGTTTCATTGCCGAACAATAATTATGTAAGATCAGCTCTGGAGAAATTAGAGTTTTATGTTTGTATTGATTTCTTTTTGAATGAAACGGCTCGTCATGCAGATATTGTTTTAGCAGGTTCTTTACAGGAAGAAGAAGAAGGAACAACAACTTCGGCAGAAGGTCGCGTAATCCGAATTCGTCAGGCAGTAACACCTCCTGGAGAAGCAAGAACAGATACTTCTATTTTATTGGAAATAGCCAAGCGATTAGGTGAAGAAGACAAGTTTACTTACGATAGTAGTGAAGCTATTTTTAATGAATTGCGTGTTGCTTCAAAAGGAGGAACGGCAGATTATTTTGGAATATCATATAAAAAAGTAGAAGATAATATGGGAGTTTTTTGGCCTTGTCCAACAGACGATCATCCCGGAACACCACGATTATGGGAAGATAAAGTATTTGCGACTCCAGATAAAAAAGCACATTTTAATCCGGCGCCTTATAAATTACCGGGCGAAGTTACCGATGCTGAATATCCTATTATTTTAACGACCGGACGTGTGGTTTCTCAATATTTAAGTGGAACCCAGACAAGAAGAATTGGTAAATTGGTTGATCAGTTTCCGGAACCGCTTTTAGAAATTCATCCGGAAATGGCTTTAAAATATGGAATCAAACAACATGAATTAGTAAGAGTTGCAACACGACGTGGAGAAGGTATTTTTCCGGCAAACATTGTAGAAACCATTAGAAAAGATACTGTTTTTATACCGTATCATTGGCCGGGAGCCAAATCAGCAAATCAATTGACACCCGGAACTTTAGATCCAATTTCAAAAATTCCGGAATTTAAAGTTTGTGCTTGTCTATTAGATCCGCTGGGAACAATAGCACCTTCATCAAAAGAATCAGATGCATATGCAAGTGTTTAA
- a CDS encoding 4Fe-4S dicluster domain-containing protein — MNLTNFNKNEEFFVDLQRCIGCKACEMACAECETNGQESLISVNYVERSSTIQTTVQVCMHCEDPVCANVCPADAISQDEFGVVHTANTERCIGCSNCVMACPFGVPKKMEEYDLMMKCTMCYDRTSVGKKPMCATVCPSGALFYGTRAEIEEMRPNSSPINTFIFGKETVNTKVNIMMPKGSTELRIY, encoded by the coding sequence ATGAATTTGACTAATTTTAATAAAAACGAAGAGTTTTTTGTAGATCTGCAACGCTGCATTGGTTGTAAAGCCTGCGAAATGGCTTGTGCAGAATGTGAAACTAACGGACAGGAATCTCTGATTAGTGTGAATTATGTGGAGCGTTCTTCAACAATTCAAACCACTGTACAAGTTTGTATGCATTGCGAAGATCCTGTATGCGCAAACGTATGTCCTGCCGATGCAATTTCGCAAGACGAATTTGGAGTTGTTCATACCGCAAATACAGAAAGATGTATTGGCTGCTCAAACTGCGTTATGGCATGTCCGTTTGGAGTTCCTAAAAAAATGGAAGAATATGACTTGATGATGAAGTGTACGATGTGTTACGACAGAACAAGCGTTGGCAAAAAACCAATGTGCGCAACAGTTTGTCCAAGTGGAGCTTTGTTTTACGGAACAAGAGCAGAAATTGAAGAAATGAGACCTAATAGTTCACCAATCAATACATTCATTTTTGGAAAAGAAACAGTCAATACCAAAGTAAACATTATGATGCCTAAAGGCAGTACTGAATTAAGAATATATTAA
- a CDS encoding Rieske (2Fe-2S) protein, whose protein sequence is MSKEDNLNENWKKDFPIKKQESTQVSRRDFAKFLTFVSGGLMVGSGFVAAKALLLPKEGVQGEHFICNIEDIPVGGTRGFVIEGSTVPYILIHLESGDFRAYEQKCTHLSCSVFYKPGTGIIHCPCHEGSFDAMTGDVIAGPPPRALPQLEVFFKDNKVFVKAYEDNKES, encoded by the coding sequence ATGTCAAAAGAAGATAATTTAAATGAAAACTGGAAAAAAGATTTCCCAATAAAAAAACAGGAATCCACTCAGGTAAGCCGACGTGATTTTGCTAAGTTCCTAACTTTTGTTTCCGGAGGATTAATGGTAGGAAGCGGATTTGTTGCAGCCAAAGCTTTATTATTGCCAAAAGAAGGTGTACAAGGGGAACATTTTATTTGTAACATAGAAGATATACCAGTTGGCGGGACACGTGGTTTTGTAATTGAAGGCAGTACGGTACCTTATATTCTAATACATTTGGAAAGTGGAGATTTCAGAGCTTATGAGCAAAAATGTACCCACTTATCCTGTTCAGTTTTCTATAAACCAGGAACCGGAATCATTCATTGTCCTTGTCATGAAGGCTCGTTTGATGCGATGACGGGTGATGTAATTGCAGGACCGCCACCAAGAGCTTTACCACAATTAGAAGTGTTTTTTAAAGATAATAAAGTCTTTGTAAAAGCTTATGAAGATAATAAAGAGAGTTAG
- a CDS encoding DUF6755 family protein: MSTFRRSQNRANPNKLNNILSTLIFILILNVSIQIWLLYASLNNALDNNNEILIPAFIASAVLFFIGFAWLYYLPTGNFRKK; encoded by the coding sequence ATGAGTACTTTTAGAAGAAGTCAAAATCGCGCAAATCCAAATAAGCTGAACAATATACTTTCAACGCTTATTTTTATTTTGATATTAAATGTAAGCATTCAAATCTGGTTACTATATGCTTCCCTAAATAATGCACTGGATAATAACAATGAAATATTAATACCTGCATTTATAGCTTCGGCAGTTCTGTTTTTTATAGGTTTTGCATGGCTATATTACCTGCCAACCGGAAATTTCAGAAAGAAATAA